CGGTGATCGCAGTGGTGATCTCGCGGACTCCGAAGTACGGCGTGATTCACTATCCCGGCGAGTGGATGGGACAGGTGGTCTCGTTGCTCGCGTTCACCGCGCTGGGCTGGTACCTCATGCGGGTGGCGGCCAAGGGGCGGCGGGCGTAGGCGCTACGCCGCGAACATCGCCTGCAGTGAGTTGAGAATCGTCTCCACGGTTCGCGGCGACAGCCGGCCCAGTCGGCGCGTGACCCGCGCGCGGTCCACGGTGCGAACCTGATCCAGCACCACGAATCCGGACTTCCCCTGGAAGCGGCAGGCAATGCGGAATGGATACGCATGCCCGCCCGAAGTCATGGGTGCGACGATGAACGTGGGCATGCGCTCGTTGAGGACATCGGGAGAAACCACCACGCACGGGCGCGT
This window of the Candidatus Krumholzibacteriia bacterium genome carries:
- a CDS encoding type II toxin-antitoxin system PemK/MazF family toxin, which gives rise to MGVVTPGARRGDVILVSLGHGRGGEIRKTRPCVVVSPDVLNERMPTFIVAPMTSGGHAYPFRIACRFQGKSGFVVLDQVRTVDRARVTRRLGRLSPRTVETILNSLQAMFAA